AAAAATAGTTGATTTTCACAGTTAAATATTAAATATTCAATAGTTTAATTGTTAAATTTGATATTTGTTGCGATAAGTTGTTTTTTAATTATATAAAAAATAAATTTGGTGAATTTTTAAAATTCACTCCATATCCATTGGAAATTTTAAGTAATATCCATTTTAGTGATTAGTATTAATATAATTAACTAATATCGGACACTCCCACTTTAAATCCGCACTCGCTGCAGGTTTTATTTTGGAATTTCACAACGCCTCCACATTCTGGACATGACCACCTTTCACGGTCCTGTGCCATCATCCTGCCGATGCCTGTTGTCTTGATTCTTTTGGCGGAGCTTAATGTGTCGAGGCCATGTCTTTTGATATATTTCTTTGAGTGCTTTTTCATTTGTGGGCATGGAAACTCGCTGCAGCGTCCACAGTAGATGAAATTCTTCTTGTCAAAACAGGTTTTAATTTTACATTTTAGACTAGCCTTGCTCTTGCCGTCGTCACTAATCAGGCAACCTCCACATGGATTTTGAAATTTCTCGCAGCTGATGCAATTGATTCCACAGGGAGCCAGTAATTTTGAGTCAAGTTCGCCAGGCATTTTCATAATACTTACTATGGGTCAAAGAAATTAATATAGTTATTTGAAGATAGCCATTATAAAAATATTTCTAACGATAAAATTCATTATTTTATCTATATTATATTTATAAAGAGTATTTATGCAGTTTAAAGTAATAATAAATCTTTGAATTAATATTTTATTTTATTAACATGATTTTTTAATTATATTGAATTTTTTTAGAAAAGTTATTAAATAACTTAGTGAATATATATTCTTATCGAACATTATATTTGGGGTTTAGATAATGGAAAAGAAAATTAAAGTAATAATCTTGTTATTGGTGATTTTAGTTGTGGCGGGAGTGGCCACTCACATGTTTTTAACACCTTCAACTGTAGAAACGGTAGGTTCTAAGAACGTAACCGATATGATTGATAGGGATGTCGAAATTCCTGCATCTGTCAGCAATGTTGTGGCAACAAGCCCTCCGATGACTACCGTTTTATACATGATTGCACCCGACAAACTGAAAGCGGTCAATTTCCAATGGACAGATGACGAGTTAAAGTATGTTCCAGGCCAATATCAAAACTATCCTGTTGTTGGAGGATGGTATGGAACACAAGATGGAAGTTATGAGGAATTCATAGCCTCAGAACCGGACATTGTCATAGAATCAATTGACGAAGGCGGAGACGGTGACGCATCAACCGTTAAGGAACGTCAGGAAAAATTCGGAACAATACCTGTAGTTGCGGTTAAGGATACCACAAATGTCGAAACAATAGGGGAATCCATAACCTTTATGGGTGAGGTCGTTGGTGCTCAGGACAAGGCAAAAGAACTCAACGATTTCAATGACAGGTACTTGAATATTGTCCATGATAAGGCGTCCAAATTGTCTGACAGTGACAAAAAAACAGTCTACTATGCTCAAGGTGATGATGGGCTTCAGACAAATCCGTCTCACTCAACACATGGTCAATTAATTGATTTGGTCGGTGGAGTGAACGTTGCGGATTCCCTTAACCAGGGCAACACAACCGGCGGAATTCAGGTGTCCATTGAACAGGTAATCAGCTGGAATCCTGATGTGATTATTACCAATGACCCGGAATTCTATGCAAGCGTTTATGACAATCCGAACTGGGCAAAGCTGGATGCAGTTAAAAATAAGGAGGTTTACCTATCTCCACAATCCCCATTCAAATGGTTTGACAGGCCTGTTGGGGCAAACATGATTATCGGTGTTCCATGGACTGCAAAGGTAATATATCCTGACGATTACAAGGACATAAACATGGTGGATGCAACTAAGGAATTCTACTCCAACTTTTATCATTTTGATTTAAGTGATGATGAGGCTAAACAGATATTGATTGATTCAGGATTGAAGGAATCAAATTTATAGTGATTTAAATGGATAAGGAAACAAAAGAGATTGTAAGCATAATACTTCTAATCTTTTTTCCAGTAATTATATTCTTTGCTTCATTTCTAATTGGAAGATATCCGATCAGTCCGATTGATGTGCTAAATACATTATTGTCCCCAATATTTCCGCAGCTTGAAGTGTCCCCTACAATAACGACAATAGTATTTGAAATAAGGCTTCCAAGAATCATAGGAGCATTAGTGGTTGGAGCGTGCCTTGCTATTTCAGGCGCAGCATTCCAGTCAATATTCAAAAACCCTCTTGTCTCATCTGACCTTTTGGGTGTGTCAAACGGTGCGGGTTTCGGAGCTGCACTTGGAATCCTGCTCAGCGGAGCCAATATCATAACCCAAATTTTCGCATTCATATTCGGTTTGATTTCAGTGTCTGCAACCTATTTGATATCAAAATCCTATAAGGCCGGAGGAATACTTGTCTTGGTATTGTCAGGGGTTGCGATTTCCGCATTTTTCAATGCATTAATCTCAGCAATTAAATTTATAGCGGATCCTGATGACAAACTCCCTGAAATCGTTTATTGGCTGATGGGATCACTGGCCTCAATAACAGTCGATAAGCTATTGATGATTGCAATACCAGTCATTATCGGACTCATAATACTTCTGGCTTTAAGATGGCACATGAATCTGCTTGCGATGGGAGATGAAGAAGCACAATCACTCGGATTGAACCCCTCAAGAGTCAGGCTACTGATAATTGCGGGATGCACATTGCTGACATCAGCTGCAGTTTCAATAAGTGGAATAGTGGGCTGGATAGGTTTAATCATACCTCACATGTCCCGTATGATCGTGGGTCCAGATAATAGAACACTGCTTCCGGCATCACTGAGTCTGGGGGCAAGTTTCCTGCTACTGATTGACAATATTTCACGTGCAGTGATAGCCATTGAAATTCCAATAGGAATATTGACAGCAATCATTGGCGTTCCAATTTTCCTATACTTGCTTAAACGAGGTTATTCTGAATGGTCATAGAAAATAAACTATTTGAAGTTAAAAATATCTCATTTGACTATGATGGAGAAGAAATTTTCTCAGACATTAGCTTTTCAATAGAAAGCGGAGACGTATTGTGCATTCTAGGGCCAAATGGAACAGGCAAAACCACATTAATAAAATGTCTGAACGGATTGAACGAGATTAACTCTGGAGAAATCCTAATCAATGGTGAGGACATCAAGGGTTTATCGTTTAGGCAAATTTCAAAACATGTTGGGTATATCCCACAATCACATGTTCCCTCATTTCCTTTCAAGGTCTTTGATGTTGTTTTGATGGGAAGGGCACCCTATTTGAATTTAACCGACTCTCCAAAGGAGGAAGATAGGAAAATAGCGCTTGATGCCCTGAAAACCCTTGGAATTGAAGGCCTTAAAGATAAGGAATACACCAATTTGAGTGGTGGGGAAAGGCAGCTGGTGTTTTTGGCAAGGGTGTTATGTCAAAAGCCGGATATTCTGATACTGGACGAACCGACCTCACACCTGGATTTTGGAAATCAGATCAAACTCCTGGAAATAATAGACAATCTTGCAAAATCGGGCTTGTCAATTATAATGTCTTCACACTTTCCGGATCATGCATTTTTAAGCTCAACAAAAGTTGCAATCATGAAGAATAAGAAATTCATTGATTTTGGAACTCCGGATGATGTGGTGACTGAAGAAAACTTGAAAAGGGCATATTCGATTGATGTTAAATTGATGGAATTAGATGACAAAAGAAAAGTTTGTGTACCAATGAAAACAAACTTAACATTAGATTTATAAAAGGTGATAACATGAATGAAAAGGATTACGACGAACAGTTGGCAAAGGCCGCTGAGTTTCACGGTCATGTCTGCGGTGGAATCGCCATTGGAACAAAACTAGCAATGTATGGACTGGAGCTTTTGGGAATGGAATTAAATCAGAGGCATAAGAACCTAATCGTATTTTTGGAAATCGACAGGTGCATGTCTGATGCCGTGCAATCCGTTACCGGCTGTTCAATGGGTAAAAGAACCTTGAAACAGATGTATTACGGCAAGTTTGCTGCAACATTCCTTAACCAGGACACCGGTGAGGCTTTAAGAATCACTGATGCCGACGCCAATAAGAAATTCAAGGATGAGGAAACCAAGGAGGAGATGATTGCAAGATTTAGAAGAACTCCTCCTGAAGAGTTGTTCAAGGTCGACAAGGTCAGAATTGAATTGGGTCCGGGAGACATGCCTGGCAAACCCTACACCACTGCATTCTGTTCAGTGTGCGGTGAAAAGGTATCTGATGGAAGGCATAAGCTCATTGGTGGAAAACCGGTTTGCAGGTCATGTGCTGAAGGATCTTATTATGAATTAATTGAAGAATAATTTATATTGAATTTTATTTTTCTTTTAATTTCTAATATTTTTACTTTTAACTCAAAATTTTTTATTAATTTTTAAATTGTCTTGTTTTTAATTTTTATTTCATTGTTTTAACGGTTTATAGATTGATATTTTATTTTTAAATAATTCATTACGATATGTTTATATATTCAGTTTGCTAAATATTTTATTAGATAACGAATATGCAGGTTAGAAAATGGATTTGATTGGAGGCTATTTGCTAGTAGTTATGGCATTATTTGTTGCAAATATTGCATTGATGCTTGGAAACTACAATTTAGGTAATTTGAAAGTCATAATATTGTCATTAATATGTTCTGCAATTACCTTTGCAATAATGAATGCCTCAAGTCTTTTAAATGGTCAATTATCATTTTTATCGGATTATTTCAGCTATTTGTTTTTGGCAATAACAATAATAATCTTCGTATCCATCGTATACTATATCAGGAGAGATGATTTTAAAATACCGTTTTATTCAATTTCTTTGGCATTTGTAATTTCAACAGTACTATTGTCATCCCAAGCAAATCTGGACTTTTTATCAATGGCCTTATATTCATTATTGGTTTTTATAATATTATTTGTTGTTTATCAACTCACAAAATTATTACATCACGCAAAAAGACAATATCCTGTAGTGATAGGTGAATACATGAGCTTGTTTTCCATATTGATGTTTATTTTTGCATTGACTTACGATTCCACAAAAGCTCTTGACTATTCAATGTTCAGTCCTTTTTTGATTTTAACTCCAACCTATCAGTTAATTTATGTTATTATAGGAATCATTGTTGTTTTGGTCGTTGGTGTCCTTATAAATGATACTAGGGGGAAATAAATGATTATTCAAGGAACTGAAACGTTAACTTCGTTAATCCACATCATCTCTGAAAGTTTATTGACGCCGGTTGTTATTCTGATTGTAATCTCAATCGTCATAGTCATTTTAGCCTTTGGAGGATTGGTTAATGAGTTTATTTCAAGAAAAGCTATTTCATCTGTTGATTTGGAAGATTTGGTAAGGCGCGTTTCATTTTCAACCAATGTAAATCAGATGAAGGCAGAAATTTCCAACAGTGACCTGTTTGACTATCAAAAGAAAATATTGACAAGAATCGCAGACAATCATGATATTGGGCCTGAAGCGAGAAAGGCACTTGCAAGTGAATTAATCTCAGCAGAGGAAACCAGATTGATTAAAAAAACAAACAAGACTGATATTCTTGTTCGTGTCGGGCCTATTTTAGGATTGTTAGGTACATTGATACCATTGGGTCCGGGTCTTGCAGCTCTTGGAACCGGTGACATTGCGGTTTTGGCCCAATCTTTAACAATAGCATTCGATACAACCGTTACCGGATTGAGCGTTGGTGCTGTTGCTTTTTTAATATCCAAATACAAGAAACAGTGGTATGAGTCAGAATTGATTGATGTTGAGACCGTTGCTGAAGCGGAATTGGAAACTATTAACAAATGGTGAAATCATGCTTAGGAAAAGAAGAAGGATTTCGGAATCTATCGATGATGACCCTATGGGTGGGTTAAACAACCTTTCAGATGCGATGCTTGTGTTGGCATTAGGCTTTTTGATCTTCGCAATCATGGCATTATCAGCCAATCCGGACATGATTACACAATCACAGTCAACTCAGGACGTTTCAACTGCGGATACATTCACACAAAACTACACTGATGCCGGAGGGCTTGAGGACAGTGGCTATAACGAGGTTGGAAAGGTTTATGAGGATCCGACCACAGGCGAACTTGTGATGGTATCGGGTTAAAGATGATTTTGGGAGTTTAACTCCCTTTTTTTGCTATTTTTTTAATTAATTGTATGGGATTGTAATATTGATTTAAGCTTGTAAAATTGTTCTTGTTTAAAACAAGACATTTAAATACCTTAAATTATAATATTAATTCATGAATTTTAGATATATTGAATATGGAATTTCATTAGTGTTAAAATTTATATCAAAATCATTTTTGCTAAATGAATTCAAGAGATTTTTAAATGACAATCGTGGAGGATTGGTATTGTCATTTGATGAAATTCACATTCCAGATAAGGGCTGGCTGGACTATAAACGATTGGAAGTTGATGAATCTGTCAAATTCATCAGTCGCAATGATTTACCTAATGATTTTTGTCCGAAAGCTTGTAAACTGGTTGACGAATTTCATAAGAAAACGGTTAATGAGGATATTGAATGGATGTTGTACTTTGATTACACAGATGGTGAAGTAATATATTGTTGGAAAGGTGAAGAGGATAAAACTGGGGGTGCATACGATAAAATTCATCTTAAAGGGAGGAATATAGCTTCTTTGCATAATCATCCTAAAGATTATTATTCTTTTCCCTCTTCGGATAATTTTGATATTCTCGGCAATAAATTTGAAGATTATGAAATTATCACTTCAATTAATGTTTTTTGGATTGTTGAATTTAGGGGTCTGGTTGAAAAAGAAATTAGACAAAATTTTCAATATCGTCTTGCGAAAGATATGAATAGTATTAATAATAAAATTAGATTATTATGTCATGATGCAAATATGATTAATTCTATGGTAGAAGTATATATTGGAGATTATTTGTTAAACCATATTGATAAAAAAATAAACGAAATCGATTTATTTTTAATTAAAAGGGAGATTCAATAATGTCTTATAATTTAAAAGGAAGATTTGGATATGTGTCTAAATGTAGGGGGATTCCAAAGTATCCGGGGGAATTTACAGTAAATTTGGAAAAACCAGATAATGTTTCTGATGAAGATTTGCAAAAATGGGATGAGTCTATTGGACAATTTCTTAAAAAAATTGAATCAGACTTTGACTTATGATGTTTAATATAAATTGTGTTTTTTATTTTTTTTTCAGTAAATTTTGTATGAAAAACTAATTTTGCGATACATTTATAAATACATAAAACAAATATTTGATTACTGTTATTTTTCTAACAGTAAAATTACTTTTTTTGGGATAAGTTCCCATATGGATGTGGCCTTCGTGGCTGAACAAAAAGGTGTAATTTATGTATAAATATATTAGAGACGCATGGAAAAACCCAGATGAGTCCTACGTACGTGAACTCATGTGGCAAAGAGCTCCAAAATGGAAAAATCAAAAAGCAGTTCAAAGAATTGACAGACCTACCAGGCTCGACAGAGCTAGAAGTTTAGGTTACAGAGCTAAAAAAGGTTTCGTAGTAGTAAGAACCAGAGTAAGACGTGGTGGAAGAAGGAAAACCCGTCGTTTCAATGGCCGTAAACCTAAAAGAATGGGTGTAAACAAAATTACCCAAGCAAAATCCATTCAAAGAATTGCTGAAGAACGTGTAGCTAAAAAATACCCTAACATGGAAGTTTTAAACTCTTACTGGGTATGGTCTACTGGAAAACATAAATATTATGAAGTAATTTTAGTTGATCCAAACAGTCCTTCTATCATTAACGATAAAAAAATCAATTGGATTTGCTCCAAAAAACACACTAACAGAGCTCTCAGAGGCTTAACTAGTGCTGGTAACAAAGGACGTGGAATCAAATCTAAAGGAAAAGGCTCAGAACAAGCTAGAAGAAGAGATTTATAATTCTTCTTTTCCTTTTTTTTATTTTTTTTTGATATAAATGATTCATAATATTAAATTCAGGGCTTTCGTTTATGAAGATGAAAGTGCCGATGAGATTTCTCAAGCTATTTTAAACATTCTTCCTGAAGCCGAAATAGAGGCTGAAGAGGCTGAAGGATTACTTGAGAACAAGATACTTATTTTATCTGGTGTCGTTTCTAAAAAACGATACACTAAGGCTTTTTTCAACACACTTTTGGAAAGCGTTGATTTGGATAAGCTCAATGACGATTTGGAACGTAAGATGGATGAGAAGGGAAACTGGTTTTTACGTTTTGACAAATCAGATGCCTTTGATGAAAAATGGACCATTCTTGACAAGGGTGATGCAATACACCTTAAAGTTAAGATTGCGGCTTTTCCTGCCAAAAAGCAGATTGCCGTTGATAAGGTCCGTGAAGCTATCTTAAATTAGTTAACTTTATTTTATTACTTTTCCAATATATTACCAAGGTGATTAAATGGAAAAGAAAAGTTATTACCTGATACTATTATTGGTTGCCTTCGTTATCTGTATTGGAGTGTTCTGGTTCCAGTTCAACAATAATGTGGCTACTTTTATAATGATTAATGAGACTGAAGTCGCAGAAGGAGGATCATTTTCCGGAATGCTGGTTGATGCATACGGATATGGCGTTGCAAATCAGACAATAACCTTCCACAAGCCAGGATATGAAATGGGTACTTTAGTCGATGTGACAACTGATGAAAATGGACAGTTCACGGTTGAAGATGCCCAATATTTGCCTGATACGGGTAAAGACAATTATTATGGTGATTTCACATTCGCAGGCAATGGAAAGTATGTGGGTTGCACTTATGCAGGTAATGTGACAGTTGTGTCTAATTAGTTTTTTCATAGCATTGTTTGGAAAAAAATATATAACATGTAATAAATATATTACAATTAGTTTTTTTTCAGGTAATATTATGAGGAACCATATCAAACAGTTGAGAAAAGAAAACAACATCACATTGAATGACCTTTCAGTCATGTCAGATGTTCCTGTTGAGGAATTGGAGGCAATAGAGGATGGCACAATTGAACCAACGTTGCTTGATGCGTATAATATTAAAAAGGCATTAAATCAGGAATTCCTTGCCGATGTATTTGTATTCGAATAATTTCTTTTTCATGATGGTTTAGTATTCAAGTTATATATGATGAGTTCTAAAAATAACTGTATAGTCCCGTAGGGTAGCGGCAATCCTTTTGGGCCCTGGACCCAAAGACAGCGGTTCGACCCCGCTCGGGACTACTTAATTATCCAATTTTCATTTCTCTTTTTTCTAAATGTACTAAAATATTATATAACTTAAAAATTAAATCATTAATTAATTAAAATTATTTTGAGGAGAGTTATATGAAAACTCATGTGATAGTTGTCATACTTATGGTCTCTCTACACTACTTTTTTTAGAATTAATTTAATCTATTCATTCATTTTAAGGTTTCAATCACGCTTTTTACAAACTCCTTTTTCTTTTCATTGTGGATTCCATGTCCACAGTCAAAATATTCCACAGTTATATCATTGATTAGGTCTGTTACCTGCTGAAGGTCTTCATCGGTCAGGGCACCCATAATGATGCTGTCATCTCCAATTTCGGTATTTGCCTTCATGAATAGGGTTTTGCAGCTTATTTGTGAAAGAAGTCTGTTGTAGTCGATGTTGCAGTTGAATGCGTCGTTGTAGAAATTCTCTCCAAAGTAAGGGTCATACTCCTCCATTCCATTGAATGCCTCTAGGAATTTTTTTGGCCAGAATCTTATTTTCAGAGGTTTGTCGGGATGTTTTTTTCTGTATTTCAGTGCGGATTTTCCGGATTTGCTTCTGATTTTTTCCCTTGAATTTTCGGGAAAGAAGTTCCACATGTACTGGTTCATGAAGTAATAGTACACAAAATCTTTCTCTTCATCCTGATTGATGAAGTTGTGGCAGACCGTTGAAAGGTCGTTGTAGTTGTAGTACTTGAACCTTTTTTCCCCTGCACATGAAAAGATCGGAGGGTCTTCCAGTATAAGATTATCGCAGAGATCTGATTTTGAAGCGATATAGCAGGCAATGAGGCCTCCTGAGGAATGGCCCAATATGGATATCTTTTCATCAGTTTTGCATTTTATAAATTCAATCAAATCATCGCCCTGGCTTACTATATTGTATTTTTCCCTGTTGTGGGAGCTTTTTCCGTGGCCATAGCAATCAATCAGAATCAGATGGAATCTTTTTGACAGTTCCTTGATTACATCGGAATAGCTGCTTGAGTTTGCACTTTGGGCATGAATTATCAAAAGTATGGGGTTGCTGCTGTCAGCTTCATAATAGTTGATTATGCTGTTGTCAGATGTCTTGTATTGGCAATTTTCAAGTTTCATTCTCATACACCTGTTCAAGGTCAATCTTTTTGGATTTCTCTCTACGGTTATTCTTTTTAAAATATTTTATAATTAAATGTTTTCAATGATTACTTTTTTTAACCTGAAATCTATTCATGTAAGAAATTTACTTCATTAAGGCGGAATAAATGTAAATGCTAATATATGAATAATCAGAAACTTATAATCATGACTATGAATGATAAAATATCTGATTATATCACGTTTCCAAGAACATTTGAGAACTACAGATGGTACAAACCGATACTTGTTTTTATATTGAGTTTAATAATTTTGTCCATACTCATGGTAGCTATAGTAGCGGTTTTTTACCTAACAGTGGGGCCTGAATTTGTTAAATCCGTTTTCAGTGGAGGATATGAAGCATTAACATCTCCAATGGCGATATTGTTTACTGATTTGCTTATTATTATATTTATCCCGTCATTATATATTGCATCAAAAATTGTTAATGACAGGCCGTTTTCTTCCTATTCCTCTTCACGCGGAGGATGGAATTTCAAGCTCTTTTTCAAGGCATTGGTAATTCCGGTAATATTGTATATAATATTTATGGCAATAGACACCGCTATTAGAGGACCTGAAGGCACATATAGTTTCTCATTAGCATTTCTTCTTGTAATCCTGATTTCTGTACCTCTCCAATCCATTGCAGAGGAGTATGTATTCCGTGGATTTTTTATGCAAACATTGGGCTCATGGTTTAGAATACCTGTTTTAGTGCTGGTTCTTCAAGCCATAATATTTGCACTGGGCCATGGATATAACTCCATAGGAATCTTTGAAACATTTGTTTCAGGTATTGGTTTTGGATTTTTTGCATGGAAGACAAATGGTATAGAAGTAAGTTCCGCTCTTCATGTTGCGAATAATTTTGCTGTTGGCTTGTTCGTCATGCTTGGGCTGCAGGCATCAAATTCCACTCCGCAATTATGGGATGTTGCAACATCAATTGTCTTTTTAATAATTCTATACGTTATAATGTATTACGTTGGAAAGAAAACTGACTGGTTTGGCGAAATCCCGGAAAACGCTCAAAATGAAGGATTATTCAATTTATGAATAATCTTTTTTTATTTATTGAATTCTTGAAATGTTAAAAAAATTTCAATAATTATAAATATTTATTAAACAATATTTCAATAATATGACAGCATTAGATAGGTTTAAATTTGAAGATGGGGATTTTGATTTCCCGTTTTACAATAAGAATCCTCACATCCCCAAATGGGGTTGGGTTGTTTTATTTATTGTATGGTTTATGGGATTTTTCCTGGCTGTATCTGATAAGCTTCATTTTGCATTAATGGGCTGTATAGTGTTAATTGTTCCGGTATTGTATTTTTTAAAATGGGATTATAAAGCGATATTCAGAAAGCCTTCCCGCAGGGATCTGCTTCTTGTAGTGGCTCTTTTTGCAGGATATATGATATATTCATTAGCTATTGGAATGGTCTTGGAGCAAATTGGGATAGTAAGCAGCGGAACCGTAGACCCAACATCTGTAGGGGCCATGACACTGGTTATAAC
This is a stretch of genomic DNA from Methanobrevibacter thaueri. It encodes these proteins:
- a CDS encoding CPBP family glutamic-type intramembrane protease; its protein translation is MTALDRFKFEDGDFDFPFYNKNPHIPKWGWVVLFIVWFMGFFLAVSDKLHFALMGCIVLIVPVLYFLKWDYKAIFRKPSRRDLLLVVALFAGYMIYSLAIGMVLEQIGIVSSGTVDPTSVGAMTLVITVFNVLGEEFIKFIPFMFLLRVIYKYSNNRKLSVIISVALIMIMFASMHAFNPIMFIFALFIQGFGSIFEFYGYIKTKNVLVSFLCHLLTDEFIFMLMLLGIGG